The nucleotide sequence CCATTTCGTGCCGTCGTATTTCAACACTTGGCCTGCAACCAAACCAGTTGTATCAACAGTCACACCTTTGATTTTATTCACTGAAGAAGCGCCAATCGTGCCGCCAACATCACCCGCCAAAGACACATTGATCGGCTGACAGCTGAAACCTGCAACGGCGTTCCAGTACATGGTTTCATGAGCGGCGCAGCCTGCGTTTGCAACAGCCGCGCTAAATTCAGCATCCGTCATGTAAGCATTCAAAGTCGCGGCAAGACCCGTCACATCACTTTGTGCGATGGCTGATGGCGTCCACGCCGTGCCGTTGTATTTCAAGAAATTACCACTGGCCGGAGCGGCATTGGAAACCGCCGTGCCCTGGATTTTTGCCACAGAAGGATTTGGATAGGTGCCGTCAAGATCCCCAGCTGCAGCGCCGGATGGAGCACGCGCATCGCTGAATCGGGCATCGTTACCTGCTGCCACGGTGCCCGCTGTAGTGCCGACATTCAAAGTCAGCGCAGGAGTGGAAGTGCCGTTAGCAATCGTAATATAGGCATTAGAAGAAGTGACATCAGTGACTGTACCACCATTGGCGCCGCTGATCCCGGCACAAGTTAAAGCAGTTCCGTTCCAAGTCAGGAAGGTCCCGCCCGCACACGTCGGTAAACCGGCTTTCAGCAGGAAGTCATCGACGATTTTATCACCCAGGGATTCTGCGGATAGGGCATAGGCAGAAAAAGGAACAGATCGGATTTCATTGGATGGGGAAATAACCTTCCAGCCCACGCCATCGTGGAACTGAACTTTTAAAAGTCTGGTGTCCCCGGATGCCGCCGTGTAAGTCGAGCCACCCGAACAGTTGTGCGCCAAAGAATTTTTAAAGGCATCCAACATCTTAAATGTCGGGGAGGCCGGGAACAGCTTCGTACCGGAACCGATCGGCACATCAAACACACCTTTGGAGTTTAGCATGTTCACGTCGTCAACCTGTTCGCGATAAATGACACAAGTTCCGGTAGGGTTCGTGATTTCAAACAGGAAGCTGACGTGAGCGTACTCCAGCGCGGTCCCGTCGGATTTGATAATCCGGCCCTGATAGGTCAAAGAGTTAGGGGACCCATGGCTGACAGCAGCCATAAGAAGGAGTGCTAAGAATGAGATCAGTGACGTTCCATTTCTCATGTTCTTCTTATCGGTTTCTTGACCGGAAAAACGAGTTTTTTACAATGAAGATTCGTTAATATACGAGAATCATTACTGGGAGGTTCCTCGAATGATTCGTAATGAGACGATTCTTCCCCAGGTCGCAAGGTGTTGGTCGGGGGGGCGTTTCCTTGCTGTCAAAAAGTAAAAAAGCTTGAACTTTTTGCTCGGGCATCCGGACACGAGCAGAGTTTAGTCACTGTTTCAATTTCTGCGAGGTTTGCGCCTCTAAATGCTAGGAGTGAGGTGGCATGGATTTGGCAGTTAGATGCACTGATTAGGAGAGTCTATTTATGCTTATGCGCTATCGAGTAATTTTCGTTGTGAAATGTGTCATGGTAGTCTTGATGGCATATCAAGCGCGAGCGTCTGTATCTCAATATGTTTCGCCAGACTATTATTTGGGGCAGCTGGTTCTAGGAGTTCTAAAAGTTGCGGCTAAGACCGGTTATCCGCAATATAGGGAGGTTGATGCTCCAGATCTCAAACTTAAGGTGGATGTGGCCTTGAAGAAAATCTACAAATATCCAGCATATTCATATCGTTACGATAATGTTTCAATTTCTATCATCGAAGGTCTAGAGGGAGAACCGAATGGCTTTGGGTTTGGGAATAATATATTTTTGACCAAAAGTTTGGTGAGGTCCCTTTCTTTGAAGCACCTAACTGCGGTAATTGCGCATGAACTGGCTCATTTAGAAAAAAGTCACAATATGCAAAGGGCTCCACTGCCGATTACCACTGCGGCATATCAATTGAAAAATATTTATGAATCGGTGAAGGCTGGCACATGGCCCCGGGAACGCGATTTGGTAGAGTCTATGCAAGAGCTACTCTTTACAAGTAGTTTGGCGATGGAACTCCAAGCTGATTGCATAGCGGCCAAACAATTGGAATATATGAATCGGTCGGGGCTTTTGAACTCGGCAGAGGATTTGAACGGTGCTACTAGTGCTTTGATGGGATTTGATATCACTACTGATCAATCAGAAGACCCTTCTGCGATTCGGGCTCGAGCGCTGTTGAACAAGAGTTACGAAATGGATTCCTGTGATATCTTCTAAAAAACGATGATTTATATAGATTTTTCAGTGTTAACGCAGGTTTTCTGGCCTATTAAATGGTGAAAAGAGTAATCGAGATTTGACCTATCGCTCTATGTTCGATAGGTCCTTTCTATGACCACAATTAAGAAGAATCTAACGAACACTCCGAAAGCCCTTCCGCCCTCTGATCAACTTGGATTCGGGCAGCATTTTTCTGACCACATGTTTGTGGCCAAGTACACTGAAGGTAAAGGCTGGTCTGAAGCCAGCGTGGTTCCCTATGGGCCGCTTTCCTTGGATCCTGGGGCTTCTGTGTTCCATTATGGTCAGGCCCTGTTTGAGGGCATGAAGGCCTTCCGCAAGGCTGACGGCGAAGTGGTTTTCTTCCGTCCAGAGTTCAACTATCACCGTCTGGCTGAAGGCGCAGCCCGCCTGTGTCTGGAAGCTCCTCCACTGGAGCTGTTCATGGAAGGCTTGCACCAGTTGGTGGCGGCCGATGAGCGCTGGATTCCGAAAGAGCCGAACACATCCCTGTATATTCGTCCAACTCTGATCGGTTCTGAACCGTTCCTGGGGGTTCGTCCTTCCCGTGAAACCATGTTCTTTATTTTACTGTCTCCGGTGGGTTCTTATTATTCTGAAGGCACCAAGCCGATCAAGATTTGGACTGAGGAAAAATACCTGCGCGCAGCCCCAGGAGGCCTGGGTGCGGTGAAGGCCGGGGCGAACTATGCCAGCAGCCTTAAGGCCGCTTTGGAAGCCAAGAAAAAGGGCTATGCTCAAGTGTTGTGGCTGGATGTTGAACATCAGGGGATCGAAGAAGTCGGCACGATGAACGTGTTCTTCGTCTTTGATAACGAGATCGTGACGCCGGAATTGAATGGCAGCATTCTGTCAGGTGGAACCCGCGATGCAATCCTGCAGCTATTGCGCTCTAAAAAACTGCCGGTGGTGGAAAGACGTATTACCATCACGGAAGTGGTGGAGCGTCTGGCAAAAGGCGAGTTGAAAGAAGCCTTCGGCACCGGTACGGCGGCAGTGATTTCTCCGGTGGGTGTTTTGCACTATCAGGGGAAAGACTGGACAATCAACAACAACGAAAACGGACCGCTCAGCACGCAGCTATACAACGAGATCACCGCAATCCAGCGTGGATCCCAAGCCGATACCCTGAACTGGCTTGTTCCTTTGAAGAAGTAAGTTTTTGCGGATTTTGTCTTAAGAAATTCGTTCGCCAAAAAAAGTGCTAGCGAGGAATCGTCAGTGATAACTCGCTAGCTAAGGGGAATGAAACCAATCCTTGTATGTATTTGTTCCTTCCATATGCACACCTCTGATTCCTCAGGTGACTCATGACCTTTGGCAGCTGGCTGGCATGGTCCGAAAGACCGACACCCCTTTAGCTTTGCGTCCCGCCGTTTCCGACGGTTTGCCTTGAGGCAAAGGAAGGATCTATATCCTAACGAGTATAACCCTAGGAACCTCCTTATGAGTTATTCATCAGATCCAACCAGTCCATTCTTCTTTAGAGAGGCATGAACCCAACCTCTTTGTAGTAATCCTGGTGACGCATCTTCACTTCAGTTCGTCATCGTGATGTTCATGTGTTCTCATCCGTGTCCTCCTTCGCTTGGCCCAATCTAAGCGTTCACTTACCCGAGGTAAGTCTCCCGAGCCTTGTGGTTTCAACAAAATCAGGATAGCTCGACCAAAGTTTGATTTTCAAGGGGACCACATTCGATTCTCAATTTACGTCAGATTTGCGTATCAGCGTGGGAAAATAGACGGAGATTTGTTCAGACTTGAAACGGAATGAATAGTAAAAAAAATGCCCCTAACGGGATGTCAGAGGCATTTTGCCTAACTTACAAGTTATCTTGTTACACCAAGAAGGACTTCCAAGCGTCCTCGGCTGCCAACAAGGCCGGTACTTGTGACTTCCAATTCAATTCTTTGCAAACGAATTGCATATCTTGGGTCGAGTGCAAAAGATCTGTTGGCGTTCGCGCCGACAGATCCGACTAGCTGGCCTAGTTGGATCGAGTAACCTGATGCAGTAACACCGCTTGCACGAAGAATTCGTACTCCACTTCTTTCCGTTGCCAAGCGGATCTCTTTCACGGCTTCTCTGGAATTGACGCTGATAACGATTCTTTCCACAACCGCTTTAGGGGGGATAAAGGTTCCGGCATTGATCCATCTTTGAGTTTGCCCCACAACATAGTCTTGAGACGATTGATTTGGTCGAGATGGATGAGACGGATGAGACGGACGAGGCGGCTGGGATGGTCTCGAAGGGTAAGAAGGGTAGGGTTCTGGGCGTCGATCTCGATATTTAGAGCCTGTCGCCGCCAAACAAGAAATCTTCCTGCTGTCGACGCTTTCATCTCGGCACTGGTTGATCTCAAAGGCCTCATATGTTTTGTCAGCAATGACTGAAATACAAAGCAATTTTTTTGAATCGAAGTCGAGATTGTTGCATACGTTAATTGCCTTAGTGTCAAAATATTCTGACTGGTAAGATCTTACCATTGCAGCGCACTCACTTTTTTTCGAGTCAAAGTCCAAAGTGCTGCAGATAGCGCCGGCATCTCTGAAGTCTCCGGCATACGCGATCGAGGACACTGTTACGTAGCCCAATATCAAGCCCAATAGCTTTTTACTCATATCATTCTCCTGTTTGTATTTATGGCTATCTCCCGGCATGGGAAATACTTGTTTAAAACCACAGGCACCCTTTCTGCGAAAAGTAGGCCATCTTTTTAGTGGGTGACCAGGTACTGAAGTTCAGCAATTTCTTCCTTTGTGAATACAATATGGTCATCACAAAATGGTGTCCGTCATGTCTACTCGGGTTGCTCAGTTTTCACTGAGCGTAGGCAGGTCTGGATCTCTCTGCACTGTTTGGCGGCCTTGATGCGTGTATCATTTTTAAGGCCACTAAATCGTGGGAAGACCGGGCTGAATCGAGAATACCAAGTGGTGTCCAGATCCATATTGTTAAATCCCTGTAGCCGACCTGAGAGGTCATATTGAGGAAGATGAACTCGAACCCAGGCATGCCCGCCGGCGTCGGGGATAGTTCCTAAAACGAATTCAGAACTAAAATCAAGGGGACCTAGGGCAGAAGATCTGGAACTTGGATGTCTCGCGACCTGTATCAAGCTCCATTGTAGCAAAGAAGCAAAATGTCTGCAGACACCAGCGCTACCAGTCTTTCTTGCCGTATTCAGCAAGTTGCTTGGCGTATATTCTCCGAAGATGTATCCCGATTTAAGGGAGTTCATTCCGTTGGAATCGTTGTCATACGATCCTTGATTTCTTACAACGAGTAAGTAAACTTGACGGATACGTTCCAAGGGATCTGGGATGCTTTTAATCGTTTGTAGTTTTTGTGCGTATTCCATTTGCCATTCGTCGCCTTGAAGGCGATCAAAAGCACCGATGGCTTGTCCATACACTCCGAATCCAAATTTTGCCATGAACTGATGCCCAAGCGATTTGAAAATTCCGATTTTTTCCGTCAGTCTGGGATCGTCAAGTTCTTCGCAAGCACTCTCTAGCATACTGGCTTTTGCAATAGGGCTAACAGAAATTTTAGAGAAGTTCTGAAAGAAGGGAATGGCTTTTTCAAAGCAGGTGTTCTGCTCCTGTGCGGAGGCTGATTGAACTAGAAGCATCAAAAAAACACTGTGTAAAATTAGTTTCATATAGGCCCTCTGTAGTCGTTCCTGTTTTATTCAAATTTGTCAGAATTTAAAACGTAGTTCCAAGCCCCAAAAGGGCGTGTATTCCATTGGTAGATCTTTGCTACGCACTTTTTGACGTCGTACAACAATGCTGGCGCGTGCGTTTTTGATAACGGTGCTTCCTAAGAGATTATTTAAGTTTTTACTAAAGGCTTCTACGGGATTAAGCAATATAAGCACGATCGAACCCAATTTTTTCGAACCCCAAACCTTACCGTTATTAAGTTGAATTTCCCTCTCGGCAATGTAAAAGACTTCGCCCATGATAGAACCAATAATCGGAGTGATTAATAGATCCTGAATGGACGGTGTCTCTGCCAAAGCCTCGATGCCGTATTCCCAAAAGAAGGTCGACATAAGAACTGAATAGCCGAATGACTCCATAGTGCTTAAGTCGTTGTGTCTGGCGACTTGATAATATATTGCGCCAGAATATGGATGGCCCAAGTAGTTAAGAGCCCAATTGTCTTGATCCATTACGGGGCCATTTCTTATATTTTCTTGGTAGTTCTTTCCAAGCTTCTTCATTTTGTCCTTGTTCCATTTGGTAACACTTTCTGGCATCATGTACAGAAGACCTGCCACCCCGGCGGCCCCGAGGGCCATATTTCGCGTGCTAGTGTATAGATTGCTTTGATCGGAAGTAAGATTCCGTAGGTCCATTTCCTGGTGCCATTCGTCTTCATCTGAGGCACGTAAGACAGTTATAGAGGCAAATGGACGGGTATCGTCACGCAGGCATAGGTCACGCGGGTCATTGAGCGTTTGTAGGTCTCTGGCATTCAAGAGCTGATGCTGGATAGCCAGGCAAGTATCCTGGTCTCTTGTGTCAACCACGATCAAATGGCCTTTTGCGATATGGCGCTGACGACGGTGTTGGTTTCTTTCGAACCGATTGATATCGTCTATTGTGAAATAGCGTGAGTAGGGGCTGGAAAATGAATCCGCTGCAGTACGGCCTTCATAGTAAGTTTCAGGCGCAGATAGGGTCGCTAAGCTGGATATTTGAGCCAAAGCAAGTTGTGGCAGGAATATCGCCATTCCAGCTACGATATTGAAGAACCTAGACATCATTCCGCCCTTGCTTTCCATAAATATTGAATTCATGGAATAAGAACAAGCAAGATTAAGGCCAATCTTCAAGGGTAGACATGGCGGACACGAATATAGAGGAAAGACGCTCTACTTGGCTCGATGGGAAATCGGAGGCGCACCAAGTAGAGCATCGGTAAAGTAAGCTATCGACAGATGCTAGCGTGAGGGTCTTTGTTGCAGAGATACGACTTGATCTCTCTATTTTCCAGAGACAGTCGTTCATTTTCAATCTTCAACAAGTTTAACTCGGACTTGTCGACTTTTTGATCAAGTTGATGATCATGTTCTAGGAACTTACTATAAAGTTCTTTTATGGCGGCAACTGCGACAGAAACGATCTTTCCATATTGCACGGACCGGTAGCTGTCTTCGCCAATATCAACGACTTCAGGGATTACCTTTTCAACTTCTTGTGCGACAAAACCGATCTGATGCTTTTGATCAAAAGATTTGGTTCGGTTGTTTGTCTTGTCCCAGTCATAGAACACTGGGCGCAGGCGGGTGACTATGTCCAATCCCTGGGTGACAGGTGTAATATTGGTTTTTAAGCGCGCATCCGATACTGTCGTATAGTTGACCCATGAGCCATTTTGATAGAACTCAAACAAGTTGGACGTGGAATTGTAGCGAACCATCCCGTTGACTGTGGTTCCAGTGAACGCTGGTGCGCGTGGTACGATAATGGCGCTCGTCGTGGTGCCCGTATCAATCACATCAAGTCTTGCGGCCGGAGTTGAGGATGTGCCGACTCCGACGCGCCCTGAGGCTGTGAAGTCGATTTGGCGATCACCATAGGCACTGGCGAATCCAACCAGCTCCATTCTGCTTCGTCCGTTTAGTTGATTTGGACGATAAGTCAAGAACGCGTGTTCGGCGTCTTTTCCAAAAAAGGTGATTGAACCGTTGTAATTAGAATCCGATGGTGTTGCGCGTGTTAGGGTATCGCCTAATACCATTGAAGACTGGGCTATGCTAAATGGTGATTGAAAGGCTTGGCCTACGTGAAATTTAGCTTGGGGATTGCCAGTGACAATACCAATGCTGCCGCCGAAATAGTTTTTAGTACTGGTATCTGATTGATAAATGGACCAACGGTCTGTAATCGTTGTCGCACTTCCATTGGGACTATCAATTTTTAGATCGTATGCATTGGTAATTGTGCCGGACTTGAATTGAGGCGCAATTCGCACCCCAACAGCAGTGGTCGTTTTTGGAACTGCGGCCGGATTTCCATCTTCGTGTCCATAGTAGATCAATGCTCCATGCAGAGTTGCAAGATTCCCTGAATCGGTTGTTCCGGTATAGCGATTTCTAGTCATCATTGTGTAAAATCCGGCAGCAAATTGACTGTGTGTCACCCCCGCTGGTATGTCGCTCGCAATGCCAGTAGCAAGTCCGATTGTAGATCGACTAGAATCACTTTGGGGAGCTAGAGTGCTATAAGCAGATAGGGCGCTTGAGGCCCCTGCTGTGGTGTCTGTGATATGTTTCAGGATGCCGACGGATGATTCGGGGCTAGCGCTATTGAAGCCTGAAAAGGCACTAGGAAAATCCGTTGTGCTTCCAAAGAGAGCGTTACCCATAACATGAAGGGTTTGAACAGGAGCATCGGTTCCGACTCCCAATTTCCCCGAGCCATTGATAGTTACCGGGGTCGATACATAATTTCCAGCCGCGTTAAAGAGATTGAAATCAAATCCACCCGCGCCGGCGCCTGGGGCATTCATGAAGCTTGTTTTTCCTGATCCCGATGTCTGATTCCAAGTGACATAGCCGCCTTGGACGGGAAGAGTGGTGGCAGACATGACTGCACTACCTACTTTACCGCCGATGCGAACGGCACCTTGATTGATATCCAGTCTCGCTGATGGGGCTACCGTCGTGCCGATACCAACATAGCCATTGCTATCGATGGTGACCGCACGACTGATGGCGCCGCCGGCCGCGGTGTTGTTCGTATAGAAGTCCATTGATGTGTTGTAGGAATTGTCCCGACGGAATGCGATGGCGGCTCCGCCCCCGCCCATGGAGCTCCATGTGATGGCGTCCTGCGAACTATTTGGTACGCTTCCTTGGATATTGATACCGTTGCCGGTAAAGGCGCTGATGTTTGTTTGGGCGTTTCCGTTGGCGACGGAATCACCTTTGATTTGAAATTTGGCCGTCGGAACTGCTACACCAATTCCGACATTGCCACCAGTCGGCGCAAACGAAATCGTACCCTTGGTTGAGTCCGTTGTTGAATCCAGTGTCAGTGATCCACTCGGAGCAGCACTTCCTGAAACAATAGGAGAAGTGATCTGGGTGCCGGCAGAGATCGCGCCTGACGAGTAGATATTTCCTGAGGTGCCAAGTCCGCCATTTACGATCAGTGCTCCAGTTGACGGGCTTGTCGAAGGGGTATTTGAGTTTACAACCACAGATCCTGTAGGTGTCAGAGTAATATTGCCGGGTGCCGTTATTGTGCTAGCATTGTCGATAGTGCCAGCGGCAGTACCTGTTGCCACGACTTTGCGTGAAGCTGTCCCATTTGTGATGTAGAAGCTGGTGCCGTCGTATTCCATAGCGCCCGCCTGGGGCGTTGTCGTTAGTGCTCCAGAAGTAAGCTTCAAAGGCGCAATAGCGGTACTTCCGGCTGCTAGATGGAGCTTGGCA is from Bdellovibrio bacteriovorus str. Tiberius and encodes:
- a CDS encoding M48 family metalloprotease, which translates into the protein MRYRVIFVVKCVMVVLMAYQARASVSQYVSPDYYLGQLVLGVLKVAAKTGYPQYREVDAPDLKLKVDVALKKIYKYPAYSYRYDNVSISIIEGLEGEPNGFGFGNNIFLTKSLVRSLSLKHLTAVIAHELAHLEKSHNMQRAPLPITTAAYQLKNIYESVKAGTWPRERDLVESMQELLFTSSLAMELQADCIAAKQLEYMNRSGLLNSAEDLNGATSALMGFDITTDQSEDPSAIRARALLNKSYEMDSCDIF
- a CDS encoding branched-chain amino acid aminotransferase: MTTIKKNLTNTPKALPPSDQLGFGQHFSDHMFVAKYTEGKGWSEASVVPYGPLSLDPGASVFHYGQALFEGMKAFRKADGEVVFFRPEFNYHRLAEGAARLCLEAPPLELFMEGLHQLVAADERWIPKEPNTSLYIRPTLIGSEPFLGVRPSRETMFFILLSPVGSYYSEGTKPIKIWTEEKYLRAAPGGLGAVKAGANYASSLKAALEAKKKGYAQVLWLDVEHQGIEEVGTMNVFFVFDNEIVTPELNGSILSGGTRDAILQLLRSKKLPVVERRITITEVVERLAKGELKEAFGTGTAAVISPVGVLHYQGKDWTINNNENGPLSTQLYNEITAIQRGSQADTLNWLVPLKK
- a CDS encoding transglutaminase-like domain-containing protein produces the protein MKLILHSVFLMLLVQSASAQEQNTCFEKAIPFFQNFSKISVSPIAKASMLESACEELDDPRLTEKIGIFKSLGHQFMAKFGFGVYGQAIGAFDRLQGDEWQMEYAQKLQTIKSIPDPLERIRQVYLLVVRNQGSYDNDSNGMNSLKSGYIFGEYTPSNLLNTARKTGSAGVCRHFASLLQWSLIQVARHPSSRSSALGPLDFSSEFVLGTIPDAGGHAWVRVHLPQYDLSGRLQGFNNMDLDTTWYSRFSPVFPRFSGLKNDTRIKAAKQCREIQTCLRSVKTEQPE
- a CDS encoding DUF3943 domain-containing protein, yielding MESKGGMMSRFFNIVAGMAIFLPQLALAQISSLATLSAPETYYEGRTAADSFSSPYSRYFTIDDINRFERNQHRRQRHIAKGHLIVVDTRDQDTCLAIQHQLLNARDLQTLNDPRDLCLRDDTRPFASITVLRASDEDEWHQEMDLRNLTSDQSNLYTSTRNMALGAAGVAGLLYMMPESVTKWNKDKMKKLGKNYQENIRNGPVMDQDNWALNYLGHPYSGAIYYQVARHNDLSTMESFGYSVLMSTFFWEYGIEALAETPSIQDLLITPIIGSIMGEVFYIAEREIQLNNGKVWGSKKLGSIVLILLNPVEAFSKNLNNLLGSTVIKNARASIVVRRQKVRSKDLPMEYTPFWGLELRFKF
- a CDS encoding tail fiber domain-containing protein, which produces MKNFVTFLRFSKSIILPCLLLCTASQVANAHKGMNFHARIKSPANTYPTAAGLTATVQILDPVSNCVLREEEHSNINVNNGYVTLVVGASTASTATALNPSPVLSVEQAMDNSTTRTNLKCVTDATTNAFINGQTYNPSTSHGRKLRLRMNIQGQDLVADFSMKAVPFAVKSEDADKLQGFTADGFIKTSATVTQINIETIIAEIMANTFIAPSATTAASATVANNVTGTVAIANGGTGATSASAAITNLLPSQGGNAGKFLSTNGTTTSWSAPAAPDLSGITLAGDVTGPVGTTSVGKIQGVAVDTTSPALGQILRYSAGQWAPAMITLADLKSSAVSNPPLFASPACTATQTLSWNSGTDQFTCQSITNLSGSAFANTVGIWDSDGTNATRVSGNVGIGTANPDRTVHVYAPGAAATLRIEGTGGNEYATLELKSDEAVGKNWLISHRKDVPNSLMFSYHNGSTWSNKMVFAPDGKVGIGTVSPTTSLDVNSGYIRTGSGNGSSSGDGGRIYFGTSQTPNTGQYNQAYISAYTSHAGDDGSGTGTKGGLILATKNTTGATSATERMRIDADGNVGIGTTPNAKLHLAAGSTAIAPLKLTSGALTTTPQAGAMEYDGTSFYITNGTASRKVVATGTAAGTIDNASTITAPGNITLTPTGSVVVNSNTPSTSPSTGALIVNGGLGTSGNIYSSGAISAGTQITSPIVSGSAAPSGSLTLDSTTDSTKGTISFAPTGGNVGIGVAVPTAKFQIKGDSVANGNAQTNISAFTGNGINIQGSVPNSSQDAITWSSMGGGGAAIAFRRDNSYNTSMDFYTNNTAAGGAISRAVTIDSNGYVGIGTTVAPSARLDINQGAVRIGGKVGSAVMSATTLPVQGGYVTWNQTSGSGKTSFMNAPGAGAGGFDFNLFNAAGNYVSTPVTINGSGKLGVGTDAPVQTLHVMGNALFGSTTDFPSAFSGFNSASPESSVGILKHITDTTAGASSALSAYSTLAPQSDSSRSTIGLATGIASDIPAGVTHSQFAAGFYTMMTRNRYTGTTDSGNLATLHGALIYYGHEDGNPAAVPKTTTAVGVRIAPQFKSGTITNAYDLKIDSPNGSATTITDRWSIYQSDTSTKNYFGGSIGIVTGNPQAKFHVGQAFQSPFSIAQSSMVLGDTLTRATPSDSNYNGSITFFGKDAEHAFLTYRPNQLNGRSRMELVGFASAYGDRQIDFTASGRVGVGTSSTPAARLDVIDTGTTTSAIIVPRAPAFTGTTVNGMVRYNSTSNLFEFYQNGSWVNYTTVSDARLKTNITPVTQGLDIVTRLRPVFYDWDKTNNRTKSFDQKHQIGFVAQEVEKVIPEVVDIGEDSYRSVQYGKIVSVAVAAIKELYSKFLEHDHQLDQKVDKSELNLLKIENERLSLENREIKSYLCNKDPHASICR